Proteins found in one Podarcis muralis chromosome 5, rPodMur119.hap1.1, whole genome shotgun sequence genomic segment:
- the LRRC7 gene encoding leucine-rich repeat-containing protein 7 isoform X9 → MHKLTQLERLDLGNNEFSELPEVLEQVQNLKELWMDSNSLQTLPGPIGRLKQLVYLDMSKNRIESIDMDISGCEALEDLLLSSNMLQQLPDSIGLLKRLTTLKVDDNQLTILPNAIGNLSLLEEFDCSCNELESLPPTIGYLHSLRTLAVDENFLPELPREIGSCKNVTVMSLRSNKLEFLPDEIGQMQKLRVLNLSDNRLKNLPITFTKLKELAALWLSDNQSKALIPLQTEAHPETKQRVLTNYMFPQQPRGDEDFQSDSDSFNPTLWEEQRQQRMTVAFEFEEKKEEEENAGKVKEYCTLEGFYPQRHATSEVEINLKRYPTPYPEDLKNMVKSVQNLVGKPSHGMRPENATPTVSAEQAVKDKYEHKWPMTAKDISVEDPYVHAVNDMRIGELRPSMTEAPLYQPKLVLLGKEKKESTDESEADKVHCMNNSVSSGTYSDYSPSQASSGSSNARVKMGSLQTTAKDAVNNSLWGNRLVQSFPQPLETKPLLSQRESAPAGNLQQHNERRPMSDTFADSWNDGSHYDNTGFVAEESTVENPSANPLLSSKSRSTSAHGRRPLIRQDRIVGIPLELEQPTLRNTPESEVPPSNPWQNWTRTPSPFEDRTAFPSKLESTPTTSPLPERKDLVKDSAEIASTFSPGTAWEYHESNANRSLGNVFSHIHCRPDPSKNVISISKSTERLSPMMRDLKTNRFKKSQSIDEIDIGAYKVYNIPLENYAATTDNAGMHERPDKMMGPEHGMSSMSRSQSVPMLDDELLTYGSVKVQQQQKPSVTKKVYQFDQSFNPQGSVEVKAEKRIPPPFQHTPEYIPQQTKTVSKDLVSPRAYRGYPPMEHMFSFSQPSVNEETVNTQYSSQGSRAGFLRRADSLASSTDMSMYRRVSEPHELPQSDRYNRHQYRGPMERQSSMQVSESQFLKRNGRYEDEHPSYQEVKAQSGSFPVKNLTQRRPLSARSYSTESYGTSQTRPVSARPTMAALLEKIPSDYNLGNYGDKPSDNTDLKTRPTPVKGNESCGKMPADWRQQLLRHIEARRLDRTAAYKHNTVNLGMLRSGGLSAMHAGRSMTLNLQTKSKFENQMPQELPLPKTPSQQSSILDNGQEDVSAGGQWNPYPLGRRDVPPETVAKKAGSHIQTLMGSQSLQHRSREQPYESNMNKVTIQQYQPPLPIQIPSQSTRAPQAGRCVIQTKGQRSMDGYPEQFCVRIEKNPGLGFSISGGISGQGNPFKPSDKGIFVTRVQPDGPASNLLQPGDKIIQANGHSFVHMEHEKAVLLLKSFQNTVDLVIQRELTV, encoded by the exons ATGCACAAACTGACACAGCTAGAGAGGCTTGACCTAGGCAATAATGAATTTTCTGAGTTG CCTGAGGTTCTGGAACAGGTTCAAAATCTAAAGGAATTATGGATGGACAGTAATTCACTTCAAACACTGCCTGGG CCTATAGGAAGGTTAAAGCAGCTGGTGTACTTGGATATGTCAAAAAATAGGATAGAAAGTATAGATATGGACATATCAGGATGTGAAGCCCTGGAAGATCTACTGTTGTCATCCAACATGCTACAACAACTGCCAGATTCTATAG GGCTCTTGAAAAGGCTTACAACTCTAAAAGTAGATGACAATCAACTCACAATTCTCCCCAATGCCATTGGAAA TTTATCTTTATTAGAGGAATTCGACTGCAGCTGTAATGAACTAGAGTCTCTACCTCCCACCATTGGCTACTTGCACAGTCTGCGGACACTAGCTGTAGATGAAAATTTCCTGCCTGAACTGCCTAGAGAA ATTGGAAGTTGTAAGAATGTAACAGTTATGTCTCTGCGCTCTAACAAACTGGAATTTCTTCCTGATGAGATTGGACAAATGCAGAAACTCAGAGTCTTAAACTTGAGTGACAACAg ATTGAAAAATTTGCCTATCACTTTTACAAAACTTAAAGAACTTGCAGCTTTGTGGCTTTCAGACAACCAG TCCAAGGCCCTTATCCCTCTTCAGACTGAGGCACATCCAGAAACAAAGCAAAGAGTGCTGACCAACTACATGTTTCCTCAGCAACCTCGTGGTGATGAAG ATTTCCAGTCTGACAGCGATAGTTTTAATCCTACTCtatgggaggagcaaagacagcaACGTATGACTGTTGCCTTTGAATtcgaagaaaaaaaagaagaggaggaaaatgcAGGAAAAGTTAAG GAATATTGCACTTTGGAAGGTTTTTATCCCCAGCGGCATGCTACTTCTGAG GTTGAAATAAACTTAAAGCGCTATCCAACTCCATACCCAGAAGATTTAAAGAATATGGTGAAATCTGTTCAAAATCTGGTGGGTAAACCTAGCCATGGAATGAGGCCTGAGAATGCAACACCAACCGTCAGTGCAGAACAAGCTGTGAAAGACAAATATGAGCACAAGTGGCCAATGACAGCAAAGGATATATCCGTGGAG GACCCATATGTACATGCTGTGAATGATATGAGGATAGGGGAACTTCGTCCCTCCATGACTGAAGCACCATTGTACCAACCTAAACTTGTCCTATTGGGTAAAGAGAAAAAAG AATCAACAGATGAATCTGAAGCAGATAAAGTTCACTGCATGAATAACAGTGTTTCTTCAGGCACCTATTCAGACTATTCACCTTCACAGGCATCTTCAGGGTCTTCTAACGCTCGTGTTAAAATGGGGTCCTTGCAGACTACAGCTAAAGATGCAGTGAATAATTCTTTGTGGGGTAACAG GCTTGTCCAATCTTTTCCTCAACCTCTTGAAACAAAGCCATTGCTCAGTCAACGGGAGTCTGCTCCAGCAGGAAACTTACAACAACATAACGAGAGGCGCCCAATGAGCGACACCTTTGCTGACAGCTGGAATGATGGCTCTCACTATGATAACACGGGATTTGTAGCAGAAGAGAGCACGGTGGAGAATCCAAGCGCTAACCCCCTCTTAAGCTCTAAATCGAGAAGCACATCTGCTCACGGACGCAGGCCTTTAATTAGGCAAGACAGGATAGTTGGTATCCCCCTAGAACTTGAACAGCCTACTCTCAGAAATACACCTGAATCAGAAGTGCCTCCATCAAACCCTTGGCAGAACTGGACAAGAACCCCTAGCCCTTTTGAAGATAGGACAGCCTTTCCTTCTAAGCTGGAGAGCACCCCTACCACCAGCCCTTTACCTGAAAGGAAGGATCTTGTTAAAGATTCCGCGGAAATAGCTAGCACTTTTTCTCCAGGAACAGCGTGGGAGTATCATGAGTCAAATGCTAACAGAAGTCTTGGTAATGTGTTTTCGCATATTCACTGTCGCCCGGATCCTTCTAAAAACGTCATTTCTATCAGCAAGAGCACAGAGAGGCTTTCGCCAATGATGAGGGACTTGAAAACGAATAGGTTTAAGAAGTCACAAAGTATAGATGAGATAGACATTGGCGCATATAAAGTTTATAATATACCACTAGAGAACTATGCAGCTACTACGGACAATGCCGGTATGCATGAGAGGCCAGATAAAATGATGGGTCCAGAACATGGAATGTCTAGCATGTCCCGTAGCCAGTCTGTGCCAATGCTTGATGATGAGTTGCTGACCTACGGAAGTGTtaaggtgcagcagcagcaaaagcctTCTGTAACTAAAAAAGTGTACCAGTTTGACCAAAGTTTTAATCCTCAAGGATCAGTGGAAGTGAAAGCCGAAAAGAGGATTCCGCCACCTTTTCAACACACTCCAGAGTACATTCCCCAGCAGACTAAAACTGTCTCAAAGGATTTGGTTAGCCCAAGAGCCTACCGAGGGTATCCACCCATGGAGCACATGTTTTCATTCTCCCAGCCTTCTGTTAATGAGGAGACTGTCAACACTCAGTACTCAAGTCAGGGATCAAGGGCTGGGTTTTTGAGAAGAGCAGATTCATTGGCCAGTTCCACAGATATGTCAATGTATAGAAGAGTCAGTGAACCACACGAACTGCCTCAGAGCGATAGGTATAACAGACACCAGTATAGAGGACCCATGGAACGCCAAAGCAGCATGCAAGTGTCTGAATCCCAATTCCTCAAAAGAAATGGCAGGTATGAAGATGAACACCCTTCATATCAAGAAGTGAAAGCCCAATCTGGAAGTTTTCCAGTTAAAAACCTTACTCAAAGGAGGCCATTGTCTGCAAGAAGCTACAGTACAGAGAGTTATGGTACCTCCCAAACCAGGCCAGTTTCAGCTAGGCCTACAATGGCAGCTCTGTTGGAAAAGATACCATCAGACTATAACTTGGGTAACTATGGTGACAAGCCGTCAGATAACACTGATTTAAAGACAAGGCCTACCCCTGTGAAGGGAAATGAGAGCTGTGGTAAAATGCCCGCTGACTGGAGACAACAGCTACTTAGACATATAGAAGCTAGAAGGTTAGACAGG ACTGCTGCTTATAAGCACAACACTGTTAACCTTGGCATGCTGCGCTCTGGAGGTTTGTCAGCAATGCATGCGGGCAGAAGCATGACATTAAACTTGCAGACTAAATCTAAATTTGAAAACCAAATGCCTCAAGAGCTACCTCTACCGAAA accCCATCACAACAGAGCAGCATTCTAGACAATGGACAGGAAGATGTTTCTGCTGGCGGCCAATGGAATCCATATCCCCTTGGAAGGCGAGATGTGCCACCAGAAACTGTTGCTAAAAAG GCAGGTAGCCATATCCAGACACTGATGGGATCGCAAAGTCTCCAACATCGAAGCCGAGAGCAGCCATATGAGAGCAACATGAATAAAGTGACCATCCAGCAGTATCAGCCACCACTGCCGATCCAGATCCCTTCTCAGAGCACTCGGGCACCACAAGCAGGGAGATGTGTCATTCAAACTAAAGGGCAGAGGAGTATGGATGGTTATCCAGAACAG TTTTGTGTGAGGATAGAAAAGAATCCAGGCCTTGGATTTAGTATCAGTGGAGGAATAAGTGGACAAGGAAATCCATTCAAACCTTCTGACAAG GGTATCTTTGTTACTAGGGTTCAGCCTGATGGACCAGCATCCAACCTGCTCCAGCCTGGTGATAAGATTATTCAA